A portion of the Ricinus communis isolate WT05 ecotype wild-type chromosome 10, ASM1957865v1, whole genome shotgun sequence genome contains these proteins:
- the LOC8273873 gene encoding uncharacterized protein LOC8273873 isoform X2, giving the protein MMTHLLLKILKYINLLQISLLSSSTIMATINKPLRPKPKLSSPILTTVICISSIALLFLFSSLISTNGFSFSSPNTHNIIVDIIRPTKPTRPHSLHDKYLYWGNRIDCPGKHCDSCEGLGHQESSLRCALEEAIFLNRTFVMPSAMCINPIHNKKGILHHSSNSSAEERWAANSCAMDSLYDIDLISETIPVILDNSKIWYQVLSTSMKLGDRGIAHVEGVSRVDLKENSGYSNLLLINRTASPLSWFMECKDRNNRSAILLPYSFLPSMAAEKLRDAADKIKTLLGDYDAIHVRRGDKIKTRKDRFGVARSLHPHLDRDTRPDFMLLRIEKWVPPGRTLFIASNEKTPGFFSPLSVRSLFFCLSNDKLQEGPNNGKYCIEI; this is encoded by the exons GGCCAAAACCAAAACTCAGTTCCCCAATTCTCACTACCGTCATATGCATCTCTTCCATTGCTTTGttattccttttttcttctcttatttCCACAAATGGCTTCTCTTTCTCCTCTCCAAATACCCATAACATAATAGTAGACATCATCAGACCCACCAAACCCACAAGACCACACTCTTTACACGACAAGTACTTGTATTGGGGCAATAGAATTGATTGCCCTGGCAAGCATTGTGACTCTTGTGAGGGTCTGGGTCATCAGGAGTCTAGCCTCCGGTGCGCTCTTGAAGAAGCCATTTTCTTGAATAG GACGTTTGTGATGCCTTCTGCAATGTGTATTAATCCCATACACAATAAGAAGGGGATCCTTCATCATTCTAGCAACTCAAGTGCGGAGGAAAG GTGGGCTGCAAACTCTTGTGCGATggactctttgtatgacattGACCTCATATCTGAAACTATACCTGTAATTTTGGACAATTCAAAAATTTGGTATCAGGTGCTATCAACAAGCATGAAGTTGGGAGATAGAGGAATTGCCCATGTTGAAGGAGTTAGTCGGGTTGATCTTAAAGAGAACAGTGGCTACTCGAATCTCTTGCTCATAAATCGAACAGCAAGCCCTCTTTCAtg GTTCATGGAGTGCAAGGATCGAAACAATCGTAGTGCTATATTGTTGCCATATTCATTTCTTCCTTCCATGGCTGCAGAGAAATTAAGAGATGCAGCAGACAAG ATTAAGACACTCCTTGGTGATTATGATGCTATCCATGTTCGTCGTggtgataaaataaaaactaggAAGGACAGGTTTGGTGTTGCACGAAGCCTACATCCTCATCTGGACAGGGATACACGCCCAGATTTTATGCTCCTCAGGATTGAAAAGTGGGTGCCACCAGGACGAACTCTTTTTATTGCTTCAAATGAGAAGACACCAGGATTTTTCTCTCCTCTCTCTGTTAG GAGCCTCTTCTTCTGTCTGAGCAATGATAAACTCCAGGAAGGACCAAACAACGGAAAATACTGCATAGAG ATATAA
- the LOC8273873 gene encoding uncharacterized protein LOC8273873 isoform X1 — protein MMTHLLLKILKYINLLQISLLSSSTIMATINKPLRPKPKLSSPILTTVICISSIALLFLFSSLISTNGFSFSSPNTHNIIVDIIRPTKPTRPHSLHDKYLYWGNRIDCPGKHCDSCEGLGHQESSLRCALEEAIFLNRTFVMPSAMCINPIHNKKGILHHSSNSSAEERWAANSCAMDSLYDIDLISETIPVILDNSKIWYQVLSTSMKLGDRGIAHVEGVSRVDLKENSGYSNLLLINRTASPLSWFMECKDRNNRSAILLPYSFLPSMAAEKLRDAADKIKTLLGDYDAIHVRRGDKIKTRKDRFGVARSLHPHLDRDTRPDFMLLRIEKWVPPGRTLFIASNEKTPGFFSPLSVRYKLAYSLNYSWILDPLIENNYQLFMIERLIMMGARTFIRTFKEDDTDLSLTDDPKKNTKKWQIPVYTMDEVGT, from the exons GGCCAAAACCAAAACTCAGTTCCCCAATTCTCACTACCGTCATATGCATCTCTTCCATTGCTTTGttattccttttttcttctcttatttCCACAAATGGCTTCTCTTTCTCCTCTCCAAATACCCATAACATAATAGTAGACATCATCAGACCCACCAAACCCACAAGACCACACTCTTTACACGACAAGTACTTGTATTGGGGCAATAGAATTGATTGCCCTGGCAAGCATTGTGACTCTTGTGAGGGTCTGGGTCATCAGGAGTCTAGCCTCCGGTGCGCTCTTGAAGAAGCCATTTTCTTGAATAG GACGTTTGTGATGCCTTCTGCAATGTGTATTAATCCCATACACAATAAGAAGGGGATCCTTCATCATTCTAGCAACTCAAGTGCGGAGGAAAG GTGGGCTGCAAACTCTTGTGCGATggactctttgtatgacattGACCTCATATCTGAAACTATACCTGTAATTTTGGACAATTCAAAAATTTGGTATCAGGTGCTATCAACAAGCATGAAGTTGGGAGATAGAGGAATTGCCCATGTTGAAGGAGTTAGTCGGGTTGATCTTAAAGAGAACAGTGGCTACTCGAATCTCTTGCTCATAAATCGAACAGCAAGCCCTCTTTCAtg GTTCATGGAGTGCAAGGATCGAAACAATCGTAGTGCTATATTGTTGCCATATTCATTTCTTCCTTCCATGGCTGCAGAGAAATTAAGAGATGCAGCAGACAAG ATTAAGACACTCCTTGGTGATTATGATGCTATCCATGTTCGTCGTggtgataaaataaaaactaggAAGGACAGGTTTGGTGTTGCACGAAGCCTACATCCTCATCTGGACAGGGATACACGCCCAGATTTTATGCTCCTCAGGATTGAAAAGTGGGTGCCACCAGGACGAACTCTTTTTATTGCTTCAAATGAGAAGACACCAGGATTTTTCTCTCCTCTCTCTGTTAG ATATAAACTGGCATATTCGTTGAACTATAGCTGGATATTGGATCCCTTGATTGAGAACAATTACCAACTATTTATGATCGAGAGGCTTATAATGATGGGTGCCAGAACATTCATTAGAACATTCAAGGAAGATGATACAGATCTCAGTCTTACTGATGACCCAAAGAAGAATACCAAAAAATGGCAAATACCTGTATATACAATGGATGAAGTGGGAACTTGA
- the LOC8273874 gene encoding dual specificity protein phosphatase 12: protein MPYLVRKNLFIGNIGDAAEVLQKDSTEITHILSVLNSPSISFFAEWRTGLNIPAKEIKKVYVGGFDESASKEDLGTGSKSSLSPNKLLYSLEYAGKDLKLVRMAVPIRDMESEDLLDYLDVCLDFIDQSRKEGSVLVHCFAGVSRSAAIITAYLMRTEQLSQEDALESLRESCEFVCPNDGFLDQLKMFEDMGFKVDRASSIYKRFRLKVLGDSYNRGEKIDSSKFGADPGMSTGVSSEVEASPNGENKRTPAYRCKKCRRVVALQENVVDHIPGEGETSFAWNKRKSGNPFDKSDEPECSSIFVEPLKWMVSAEEGALEGKLSCAHCEARLGYFNWSGIQCSCGSWITPAFQLHKSRVDISII, encoded by the exons ATGCCGTACCTTGTCCGGAAAAACCTGTTTATTGGCAACATAGGTGACGCAGCAGAGGTTCTTCAAAAGGATAGCACTGAGATTACACATATTTTATCAGTTTTGAACTCCCCATCAATATCCTTTTTTGCCGAATGGCGTACTGGCCTTAACATTCCTGCCAAGGAGATTAAGAAGGTATATGTTGGTGGATTTGATGAGTCAGCCTCTAAGGAAGATTTAGGTACTGGGTCAAAGAGTTCTTTGTCTCCCAATAAGCTTTTATACTCATTGGAATATGCGGGCAAGGATTTGAAGCTGGTGAGGATGGCAGTGCCTATTAGGGATATGGAAAGTGAGGATTTGTTGGATTATTTGGATGTGTGTTTGGATTTCATTGATCAGAGTAGAAAGGAGGGTTCTGTTTTGGTACATTGCTTTGCCGGTGTGTCAAGAAG TGCAGCTATTATTACAGCGTATTTGATGAGAACTGAACAACTATCTCAAGAAG ATGCTCTTGAATCCCTAAGGGAAAGCTGCGAGTTTGTTTGCCCCAATGATGGCTTTCTTGATCAG CTGAAAATGTTTGAGGACATGGGTTTCAAGGTTGATCGTGCGAGTTCCATATACAAGCGCTTTCGCCTGAAAGTATTgg GTGATTCTTATAACCGGGGAGAGAAGATAGACAGTTCTAAATTTGGGGCGGATCCTGGCATGTCTACTGGTGTTTCCTCTGAGGTAGAAGCATCTCCAAATGGTGAAAACAAGCGTACACCTGCATACCGCTGTAAGAAATGCCGAAGAGTTGTTGCATTGCAGGAGAATGTGGTGGATCACATTCCAGGAGAGGGTGAGACATCCTTTGCATGGAACAAGCGAAAAAGTGGCAATCCCTTTGACAAGTCTGATGAGCCAGAATGTTCATCTATTTTTGTTGAGCCTCTCAAGTGGATGGTGTCAG CTGAGGAAGGCGCATTAGAAGGAAAGCTGTCATGTGCTCATTGTGAAGCTCGCTTAGGTTACTTCAATTGGTCCGGCATCCAATGCAGTTGTGGGAGTTGGATTACCCCAGCCTTTCAACTCCATAAGAGTCGAGTGGACATCAGCATTATCTAA